A genomic window from Anticarsia gemmatalis isolate Benzon Research Colony breed Stoneville strain chromosome 24, ilAntGemm2 primary, whole genome shotgun sequence includes:
- the LOC142983678 gene encoding uncharacterized protein LOC142983678, with product MKYFLLIGTYGIVKIILLYTSTLTLAQDTDYEDLYIDGMTPRPPPESLLIMLANNTDRDEDLTACMNDYASCQRLHEDTLEPICGIIESLTRTFANMCILLYENCKIELALNPRPQLGRASGPRWQYIADGACTF from the exons atgaaatattttcttttaataggAACGTACggaatagtaaaaataattttattataca CTTCCACACTAACACTAGCACAAGATACCGACTATGAAGACTTGTATATAGACGGAATGACGCCGAGGCCACCGCCAGAGTCACTGTTGATCATGCTCGCTAACAATACGGACAGGGATGAAGACCTCACAGCTTGTATGAACGACTATGCCAGCTGTCAGAGATTACATGAGGACac actTGAACCGATTTGTGGAATAATAGAGTCACTTACACGGACATTTGctaatatgtgtattttattatacgaaaATTGCAAAATAGAGTTAGCGT TGAATCCACGACCACAACTCGGGCGGGCATCTGGAC CTCGATGGCAGTACATAGCTGACGGTGCTTGTACATTTTAG
- the NPFR gene encoding neuropeptide F receptor isoform X1 has protein sequence MPIYDDMPQNSMENNSFQGLDTNMNLTLNVSARWLIEASRGIQDPNILLEKFSQNKKVDDPTRALLLTFYGILVVIGAVGNALVVISVVRKPVMRTARNMFIVNLAVSDALVCCVGTPLTLMELLTKHWPLPDWPSLCKACGAIQAISIFVSTISITAIALDRYQLIVYPTRSGLQTMGALITMFIIWVTAFTLASPLYIFRSLKTHYLGLIGMDSLSFCIEDWPVNNGRAMYSVFSLIFQYLLPVVVVVIAHVQIHRRLRGRRRTTRKTPAILIAIAVTYVISWLPLNVFNLVADFSAEPFMEEKTMTITYAICHMFGMSSAVSNPLLYGWLNDNFRKEFEEILCCCKSRQMTKNTRIKSRKMDTELTALAQLEHTVTANTKTSQCSQIF, from the exons GGGCTGGATACTAACATGAACCTGACACTCAACGTGTCGGCACGATGGCTGATAGAAGCATCCCGTGGCATCCAGGACCCAAACATTCTTCTAGAGAAATTCTCACAGAACAAGAAGGTCGATGACCCGACCAGAGCTCTCCTACTCACTTTCTATGGCATCTTGGTGGTTATAGGCGCTGTTGGCAATGCACTCGTTGTTATttct GTTGTAAGAAAACCAGTGATGAGAACAGCACGTAACATGTTCATCGTGAACCTGGCTGTATCTGACGCGTTAGTCTGTTGTGTCGGAACTCCCCTTACATTGATGGAACTACTGACCAAGCACTGGCCTCTTCCCGACTGGCCGAGCCTCTGTAAAGCCTGCGGGGCCATCCAAGCTATATCAATATTTGTTTCTACGATATCCATCACAGCCATCGCTTTGGACAGATATCAG TTAATCGTGTACCCAACACGGTCAGGCCTGCAGACCATGGGTGCTCTCATCACCATGTTCATCATCTGGGTCACAGCCTTCACCCTTGCATCACCCCTCTACATCTTCAGGAGTCTCAAGACCCACTACCTCGGCCTCATCGGCATGGACTCTCTAAGTTTCTGCATAGAAGACTGGCCCGTTAACAACGGGCGAGCAATGTACTCTGTATTTAGTCTTATCTTTCAATACTTATTACCAGTTGTCGTGGTAGTTATAGcccacgtacaaatacatagaaGATTGAGGGGCAGGAGACGAACAACAAGAAAAACTCCTGCCATACTAATAGCCATAGCAGTTACCTACGTAATAAGCTGGCTACCATTAAACGTATTCAATTTAGTAGCAGACTTCAGTGCCGAACCGTTTATGGAAGAGAAAACGATGACAATAACTTATGCAATATGTCACATGTTTGGAATGTCGAGTGCTGTCTCCAACCCGTTATTATACGGGTGGTTGAACGACAATTTCCGAAAGGAATTTGAGGAAATACTGTGTTGCTGTAAAAGTAGACAGATGACGAAGAACACGAGGATAAAGAGCAGGAAAATGGACACGGAGTTGACGGCACTCGCGCAGTTGGAACACACAGTCACCGCTAACACGAAGACGTCTCAGTGTTCGCAGATTTTCTGA
- the LOC142983485 gene encoding cecropin-D-like — MNSKALLFLCVCLVVMSTVSAWDLFKEIEGVGQRVRDAVISAGPAIDVLTKAKGLVNGDKNDDD, encoded by the exons atgaattcaaaGGCTTTGCTGTTTTTGTGCGTTTGCCTCGTAGTTATGTCTACGGTGTCTGCTTGGGACCTTTTCAAGGaaatt GAAGGAGTCGGTCAAAGGGTTCGAGATGCAGTGATCAGTGCAGGACCTGCAATAGATGTTCTAACCAAAGCCAAGGGTCTGGTGAATGGAGACAAAAACGATGATGACTGA
- the NPFR gene encoding neuropeptide F receptor isoform X3, whose translation MNLTLNVSARWLIEASRGIQDPNILLEKFSQNKKVDDPTRALLLTFYGILVVIGAVGNALVVISVVRKPVMRTARNMFIVNLAVSDALVCCVGTPLTLMELLTKHWPLPDWPSLCKACGAIQAISIFVSTISITAIALDRYQLIVYPTRSGLQTMGALITMFIIWVTAFTLASPLYIFRSLKTHYLGLIGMDSLSFCIEDWPVNNGRAMYSVFSLIFQYLLPVVVVVIAHVQIHRRLRGRRRTTRKTPAILIAIAVTYVISWLPLNVFNLVADFSAEPFMEEKTMTITYAICHMFGMSSAVSNPLLYGWLNDNFRKEFEEILCCCKSRQMTKNTRIKSRKMDTELTALAQLEHTVTANTKTSQCSQIF comes from the exons ATGAACCTGACACTCAACGTGTCGGCACGATGGCTGATAGAAGCATCCCGTGGCATCCAGGACCCAAACATTCTTCTAGAGAAATTCTCACAGAACAAGAAGGTCGATGACCCGACCAGAGCTCTCCTACTCACTTTCTATGGCATCTTGGTGGTTATAGGCGCTGTTGGCAATGCACTCGTTGTTATttct GTTGTAAGAAAACCAGTGATGAGAACAGCACGTAACATGTTCATCGTGAACCTGGCTGTATCTGACGCGTTAGTCTGTTGTGTCGGAACTCCCCTTACATTGATGGAACTACTGACCAAGCACTGGCCTCTTCCCGACTGGCCGAGCCTCTGTAAAGCCTGCGGGGCCATCCAAGCTATATCAATATTTGTTTCTACGATATCCATCACAGCCATCGCTTTGGACAGATATCAG TTAATCGTGTACCCAACACGGTCAGGCCTGCAGACCATGGGTGCTCTCATCACCATGTTCATCATCTGGGTCACAGCCTTCACCCTTGCATCACCCCTCTACATCTTCAGGAGTCTCAAGACCCACTACCTCGGCCTCATCGGCATGGACTCTCTAAGTTTCTGCATAGAAGACTGGCCCGTTAACAACGGGCGAGCAATGTACTCTGTATTTAGTCTTATCTTTCAATACTTATTACCAGTTGTCGTGGTAGTTATAGcccacgtacaaatacatagaaGATTGAGGGGCAGGAGACGAACAACAAGAAAAACTCCTGCCATACTAATAGCCATAGCAGTTACCTACGTAATAAGCTGGCTACCATTAAACGTATTCAATTTAGTAGCAGACTTCAGTGCCGAACCGTTTATGGAAGAGAAAACGATGACAATAACTTATGCAATATGTCACATGTTTGGAATGTCGAGTGCTGTCTCCAACCCGTTATTATACGGGTGGTTGAACGACAATTTCCGAAAGGAATTTGAGGAAATACTGTGTTGCTGTAAAAGTAGACAGATGACGAAGAACACGAGGATAAAGAGCAGGAAAATGGACACGGAGTTGACGGCACTCGCGCAGTTGGAACACACAGTCACCGCTAACACGAAGACGTCTCAGTGTTCGCAGATTTTCTGA
- the LOC142983486 gene encoding cecropin, which produces MNFTKILLFVFACFVVLSTVSAAPEPKWKIFKKIERVGQHIRDGIIKAGPAVAVVGQAASIGK; this is translated from the exons atgaatttcacaaagattttattgtttgttttcgcTTGTTTCGTCGTTTTGTCTACTGTTTCAGCGGCCCCTGAACCGAAATGGAAGATCTTTAAGAAAATT GAGAGAGTTGGCCAACATATTCGTGATGGTATCATCAAGGCTGGTCCTGCCGTAGCAGTTGTGGGACAAGCAGCATCCATAGGAAAGTGA
- the LOC142983738 gene encoding uncharacterized protein LOC142983738, producing the protein MFQYKISSIFFVTMMMIIPALSHYVNTSHPRPWKVRYYPKKTVFKKSDLIDKGCDVFIRNCPKAYKLKTVCARHYDGYYKTFPNYCAMEYDNCNSWRQWSLLKQERC; encoded by the exons atgtttcaatataaaataagctCTATTTTCTTTg ttacaatgatgatgataatacCAGCCCTCTCTCACTACGTGAACACTTCACATCCGAGACCGTGGAAAGTGCGGTATTATCCAAAAAAGACGGTATTTAAGAAATCTGACCTTATTGATAAAGGGTGTGATGTGTTTATTAGAAACTGTCCTAAAGCATACAA attGAAGACAGTGTGCGCTCGACACTATGATGGATACTATAAAACTTTTCCCAATTACTGCGCAATGGAGTATGACAACTGTAATAGTTGGAGAC agtGGAGTTTATTGAAGCAAGAACGAtgctaa
- the NPFR gene encoding neuropeptide F receptor isoform X2: MPIYDDMGLDTNMNLTLNVSARWLIEASRGIQDPNILLEKFSQNKKVDDPTRALLLTFYGILVVIGAVGNALVVISVVRKPVMRTARNMFIVNLAVSDALVCCVGTPLTLMELLTKHWPLPDWPSLCKACGAIQAISIFVSTISITAIALDRYQLIVYPTRSGLQTMGALITMFIIWVTAFTLASPLYIFRSLKTHYLGLIGMDSLSFCIEDWPVNNGRAMYSVFSLIFQYLLPVVVVVIAHVQIHRRLRGRRRTTRKTPAILIAIAVTYVISWLPLNVFNLVADFSAEPFMEEKTMTITYAICHMFGMSSAVSNPLLYGWLNDNFRKEFEEILCCCKSRQMTKNTRIKSRKMDTELTALAQLEHTVTANTKTSQCSQIF; encoded by the exons GGGCTGGATACTAACATGAACCTGACACTCAACGTGTCGGCACGATGGCTGATAGAAGCATCCCGTGGCATCCAGGACCCAAACATTCTTCTAGAGAAATTCTCACAGAACAAGAAGGTCGATGACCCGACCAGAGCTCTCCTACTCACTTTCTATGGCATCTTGGTGGTTATAGGCGCTGTTGGCAATGCACTCGTTGTTATttct GTTGTAAGAAAACCAGTGATGAGAACAGCACGTAACATGTTCATCGTGAACCTGGCTGTATCTGACGCGTTAGTCTGTTGTGTCGGAACTCCCCTTACATTGATGGAACTACTGACCAAGCACTGGCCTCTTCCCGACTGGCCGAGCCTCTGTAAAGCCTGCGGGGCCATCCAAGCTATATCAATATTTGTTTCTACGATATCCATCACAGCCATCGCTTTGGACAGATATCAG TTAATCGTGTACCCAACACGGTCAGGCCTGCAGACCATGGGTGCTCTCATCACCATGTTCATCATCTGGGTCACAGCCTTCACCCTTGCATCACCCCTCTACATCTTCAGGAGTCTCAAGACCCACTACCTCGGCCTCATCGGCATGGACTCTCTAAGTTTCTGCATAGAAGACTGGCCCGTTAACAACGGGCGAGCAATGTACTCTGTATTTAGTCTTATCTTTCAATACTTATTACCAGTTGTCGTGGTAGTTATAGcccacgtacaaatacatagaaGATTGAGGGGCAGGAGACGAACAACAAGAAAAACTCCTGCCATACTAATAGCCATAGCAGTTACCTACGTAATAAGCTGGCTACCATTAAACGTATTCAATTTAGTAGCAGACTTCAGTGCCGAACCGTTTATGGAAGAGAAAACGATGACAATAACTTATGCAATATGTCACATGTTTGGAATGTCGAGTGCTGTCTCCAACCCGTTATTATACGGGTGGTTGAACGACAATTTCCGAAAGGAATTTGAGGAAATACTGTGTTGCTGTAAAAGTAGACAGATGACGAAGAACACGAGGATAAAGAGCAGGAAAATGGACACGGAGTTGACGGCACTCGCGCAGTTGGAACACACAGTCACCGCTAACACGAAGACGTCTCAGTGTTCGCAGATTTTCTGA